In a single window of the Olivibacter sp. SDN3 genome:
- a CDS encoding molybdopterin cofactor-binding domain-containing protein: MNRKSFLKSTGHLLLGFNLLPFTFCTSGASSSRSAVQQLFPIDSDLIDAWIRLDTTGFVTIFTGKMELGQGIKTALKQIAAEELDVSIERVRIVIADTGQTPDERYTAGSGSIEGSGMAIRKAAAEARQVLLHLAAEKLKSPIEKLAIYDGNIQLADNEKHATTYWDVLRGEKVEGKITGKAPLKHPNTYKLVGKAEPRDDLIAMATGTSFYVHDMKLPEMLHARVIRPPSYKAILTAVPEETVMAMAGVVDLVKSGNFLAVLAQEEYTAVKAWHFLRKECKWKVDEPLPDQARLYDDMLQYTGERKVVEELSDSSGNTVNPSKNYEALYKRPYHMHASIGPSCAIAQWQSEQLTVWTHSQGVYPLRKTLADLLSVPEEKIRAIGVPGSGCYGHNGADDVATDAALIAYHVPGKPIRLQWMREDEHQWEPYGSAMIVKIQAALKEDGKIDSWQTNLWSDTHSTRPSGRATHTLTGQQMDPPRILKEGGISGGAYRNATPYYEIPNIKITAHAYEGPLRTSALRSLGAYANIFALESFIDELAFLAKKDPLDFRLEHLADPRAIAVIKAVAKKVNWNGLIKNPKVGYGLAFAKYKNHAAYFAVVAEVQIDEKKQHYRLRKLTGAIDAGQAINPDGLKNQTEGGMIQSASWSMFEQVNYAAKGVTSDTWDTYPIMRFSDVPALEVMVLDRPEEPPLGAGEAAQGPTAAAIANAIYDITHTRIRELPLTPEKINWS; this comes from the coding sequence ATGAATAGGAAGTCCTTCTTAAAAAGTACAGGTCATTTGCTACTAGGTTTTAACCTGCTACCCTTTACTTTCTGTACCAGTGGGGCAAGTTCTTCCCGTTCTGCTGTTCAGCAGCTATTTCCTATTGACAGTGACCTCATTGACGCCTGGATACGCTTAGATACGACAGGTTTTGTCACCATCTTTACGGGCAAGATGGAACTAGGTCAAGGCATTAAGACAGCATTGAAACAAATAGCCGCCGAGGAACTCGATGTATCCATTGAGCGTGTTCGCATTGTCATTGCAGACACCGGACAAACACCAGACGAACGTTATACAGCTGGCAGTGGATCCATCGAAGGTAGCGGTATGGCCATTAGAAAGGCTGCCGCAGAAGCGCGTCAAGTGCTGCTCCATCTAGCAGCTGAGAAACTTAAAAGCCCCATTGAAAAGCTGGCCATTTACGACGGAAACATACAATTAGCTGATAATGAAAAGCATGCGACCACCTATTGGGATGTTTTGCGAGGCGAGAAGGTGGAGGGAAAGATAACCGGAAAAGCTCCTCTTAAACACCCGAACACATACAAACTTGTAGGTAAGGCCGAGCCCCGTGATGATTTGATTGCTATGGCCACGGGGACCTCGTTTTATGTACACGATATGAAGCTTCCTGAAATGTTACATGCCCGAGTAATAAGACCTCCTTCTTATAAAGCAATACTTACGGCCGTACCCGAGGAAACAGTGATGGCCATGGCCGGTGTAGTTGATCTAGTAAAGAGTGGCAACTTCTTAGCGGTACTTGCTCAGGAAGAATATACTGCTGTAAAAGCCTGGCATTTTCTACGGAAGGAATGTAAATGGAAGGTAGATGAACCACTTCCGGACCAAGCACGGTTATATGACGACATGTTACAGTATACCGGAGAGCGTAAAGTTGTAGAAGAGCTTTCGGACAGCAGTGGCAATACAGTTAATCCGTCAAAAAATTACGAAGCACTTTATAAGAGGCCCTATCATATGCACGCTTCTATTGGCCCTTCATGTGCGATCGCTCAATGGCAATCAGAACAACTTACTGTATGGACACACAGCCAGGGAGTTTATCCATTAAGAAAAACACTAGCTGATCTACTATCCGTTCCAGAAGAAAAAATACGGGCTATTGGCGTTCCGGGTTCTGGCTGCTATGGTCACAATGGGGCAGACGACGTTGCAACCGATGCTGCTCTGATAGCGTATCACGTTCCAGGCAAGCCTATTCGCTTACAATGGATGCGGGAAGATGAACATCAGTGGGAGCCTTATGGCTCTGCTATGATTGTTAAAATACAAGCAGCACTCAAAGAGGATGGTAAAATAGATTCCTGGCAAACCAATTTATGGTCTGACACCCACAGTACCCGGCCCAGTGGCAGAGCCACCCATACTCTTACCGGCCAGCAAATGGACCCTCCGCGCATACTAAAAGAGGGAGGTATTTCTGGCGGCGCCTACCGCAATGCCACGCCGTATTACGAGATTCCAAACATAAAAATTACCGCGCATGCCTATGAAGGCCCTTTACGAACTTCCGCATTGCGTAGTTTAGGAGCATATGCCAATATCTTTGCTTTGGAATCTTTCATAGATGAATTAGCTTTCTTAGCAAAAAAAGATCCTCTAGATTTCAGGTTGGAACATCTGGCAGACCCTAGAGCCATTGCCGTAATAAAAGCAGTAGCTAAAAAAGTAAATTGGAACGGTTTAATTAAAAACCCCAAGGTGGGTTATGGGCTTGCATTTGCAAAATATAAAAACCATGCGGCCTATTTTGCAGTTGTTGCCGAAGTGCAAATTGACGAAAAAAAACAACATTACAGATTACGTAAATTGACGGGAGCTATTGATGCAGGTCAGGCCATTAATCCCGATGGGTTGAAAAACCAAACAGAAGGGGGCATGATACAATCGGCTAGCTGGTCAATGTTTGAGCAGGTAAACTATGCTGCCAAAGGGGTTACAAGCGACACCTGGGATACCTACCCCATCATGCGTTTTTCTGACGTACCTGCATTAGAAGTCATGGTTCTAGACAGACCTGAAGAGCCCCCCTTAGGTGCGGGTGAGGCAGCTCAAGGACCTACGGCAGCCGCGATTGCGAATGCCATCTATGATATTACCCATACGAGAATCAGGGAATTACCATTAACTCCCGAAAAAATTAACTGGAGCTAA
- a CDS encoding VF530 family DNA-binding protein: protein MNTQPNNPLHGITLEKIVIQLYEHYGWKELAQILRLNCFANNPTVKSSLTFLRRTPWARKKVEDLYLLTFNND from the coding sequence ATGAACACACAGCCAAATAATCCTTTACATGGCATAACCTTAGAAAAGATTGTAATACAACTCTATGAACATTATGGATGGAAAGAGTTGGCTCAGATTTTACGCCTCAATTGTTTTGCCAATAATCCGACAGTGAAGTCGAGCTTGACCTTTCTAAGAAGGACTCCCTGGGCTAGGAAAAAAGTAGAAGACCTTTACTTGCTCACGTTTAATAATGATTGA
- a CDS encoding NAD(P)-dependent oxidoreductase, with the protein MSNKIGWIGLGKMGFPMANNLLKGGYSLYVYNRTSSKADALVNEGAVLAESIPVLCEESDIIFTMLSDDQAVKGAYLGEGGLLNGKVGGKLFINMSTVSPRTSAELQEMSEAVGARFLEAPVSGSVKPAEDGTLLILVGGTADDFRAAQPIFEKLGKMAVHLGSVGAGSSAKLAINYFLALTLQGLAETVLFAKQQGINAEDMLRIVNEGACGSAITKLKTPTIASNEYPTAFALKHMAKDLRLAREQGISFPLAGPLADTYKQALDDGLGDEDVMAIIKYLERS; encoded by the coding sequence ATGTCTAACAAAATAGGATGGATCGGCCTTGGGAAAATGGGTTTCCCTATGGCCAACAATCTTCTAAAAGGAGGATATTCGCTTTATGTGTACAATAGAACCTCTTCGAAAGCAGATGCTTTGGTTAATGAGGGCGCAGTTTTAGCAGAAAGTATACCCGTGTTATGTGAGGAAAGTGACATCATATTTACTATGTTGTCAGACGATCAGGCGGTAAAAGGGGCTTATTTAGGTGAAGGAGGATTGTTAAACGGCAAGGTCGGCGGTAAGCTTTTTATTAACATGAGCACCGTTTCGCCTCGTACTTCGGCCGAGCTTCAGGAAATGAGTGAAGCGGTGGGTGCCCGTTTTTTGGAGGCTCCTGTTTCCGGAAGTGTAAAGCCTGCAGAAGATGGAACACTACTCATTTTGGTAGGTGGGACGGCAGATGACTTTCGTGCGGCTCAGCCGATTTTTGAGAAGTTGGGAAAAATGGCTGTTCATCTCGGATCGGTAGGGGCGGGTTCTTCGGCCAAACTGGCTATCAATTACTTCCTGGCATTGACCTTGCAGGGATTGGCAGAAACAGTGCTTTTCGCTAAACAGCAAGGCATAAATGCGGAAGATATGCTGCGTATAGTAAATGAAGGTGCCTGCGGCAGTGCGATCACTAAGCTAAAAACGCCCACTATCGCATCGAACGAATATCCCACAGCCTTTGCACTTAAGCATATGGCAAAGGACCTACGCTTGGCACGGGAACAGGGGATTAGTTTTCCTTTGGCAGGCCCTTTGGCAGACACCTATAAGCAGGCCCTCGATGATGGGTTGGGCGATGAGGATGTGATGGCCATTATTAAATACTTGGAGCGAAGTTAA
- a CDS encoding MFS transporter, whose amino-acid sequence MDKKLLPLTLGGLGIGVTEFVMMGLLPDIARDLVVSIPQAGYLISAYALGVVIGAPLLVAIAGKYPPKNILIALMVMFTVFNAFSAFAPDFNSLFIARLLSGLPHGAFFGVGSVVASKIAKPGKEAQAVSLMFLGLTIANIAGVPLGTYIGHHFSWRFSFAIVVFVGLITIFSLKALLPALSANKERNLKNELGFFKKTEAWLIILMISIGTGGLFCWYSYIAPMMTSIAGFAEESVTYILILAGVGMMVGNLIGGYLADRFSPGKASVALLLMMTATLIVVHFVSFDPTMALIMTFVTGAVAFALAAPIQMLMINTAKGAEMIAASVSQASFNIGNALGAFLGGLPLVFHFDYTWPAIVGAAMAFVGAIFAFIFNRKRAVGRASLVSSNTIIDEENVLIDCNNMSCEV is encoded by the coding sequence ATGGATAAAAAACTACTTCCACTAACATTAGGTGGCTTAGGAATAGGGGTTACCGAGTTCGTAATGATGGGACTACTGCCTGATATAGCGCGGGATCTAGTGGTTTCTATTCCGCAGGCAGGTTATTTGATTTCTGCTTATGCCTTGGGCGTCGTAATAGGAGCGCCATTATTGGTAGCTATTGCCGGTAAATATCCGCCTAAAAATATTCTGATTGCATTAATGGTGATGTTTACCGTATTCAATGCATTTTCAGCCTTTGCGCCGGATTTTAACTCGTTGTTTATTGCTCGCCTACTATCCGGATTACCTCACGGCGCATTTTTTGGTGTAGGGTCAGTAGTTGCCAGTAAGATCGCAAAACCAGGTAAAGAAGCTCAGGCGGTTTCGCTGATGTTTTTAGGACTCACCATTGCAAATATAGCAGGTGTGCCTCTTGGAACTTATATCGGACATCATTTCTCTTGGCGTTTTTCTTTCGCTATTGTGGTATTTGTTGGATTGATTACGATATTTAGTTTGAAGGCCCTGCTTCCGGCGCTATCTGCAAATAAAGAACGTAATTTAAAGAATGAACTTGGCTTTTTTAAAAAGACCGAAGCCTGGCTGATTATCCTGATGATTTCTATTGGTACCGGTGGATTGTTTTGCTGGTACAGCTATATTGCTCCTATGATGACTTCCATAGCGGGTTTTGCGGAAGAATCGGTAACCTATATACTTATCTTAGCCGGTGTTGGTATGATGGTGGGAAATTTAATAGGAGGTTACCTCGCAGATAGATTTTCGCCGGGAAAGGCCTCTGTGGCCTTGCTGTTGATGATGACAGCAACATTGATTGTCGTGCATTTTGTCTCTTTCGATCCTACTATGGCATTGATCATGACTTTTGTTACGGGAGCTGTGGCTTTTGCGTTGGCTGCGCCTATACAAATGCTGATGATTAATACAGCCAAAGGCGCTGAAATGATTGCTGCTTCTGTTAGCCAGGCGAGCTTCAATATTGGCAACGCGCTAGGTGCCTTTTTGGGAGGGCTCCCTTTGGTATTTCACTTTGATTATACCTGGCCTGCTATTGTTGGAGCTGCGATGGCCTTCGTCGGGGCGATTTTTGCGTTTATTTTTAATAGGAAAAGGGCCGTTGGCAGGGCTTCCCTGGTTTCTTCCAATACGATAATTGATGAAGAAAACGTGTTGATCGACTGCAATAACATGAGCTGCGAAGTGTAG